In Streptomyces sp. P9-A4, the genomic window CACGGTGCCGGGGTGGTAGCGGCGCAGCAGTTCCTCCGTCGGGTACGGGACGATGATCTCGGGGGCGCAGAGGTGCACCGCGTGCGCGCCGCTGCCACGCACGTCCAGCGCGAGCAGTGCCGCTCTCGCCGCGTCGTGGACCTCTAGGTACGTCCACAGGTCCCTGGCGCCGGCGGCCGGGTCGGCCGTGAGCCGGGCGGCGTGCGCGAGCAGCCGTTCCTCGAAGCCGCCCACGTACGGATAGCGCAGGCACACCACGCTCATGCCGTGCCGTCGCGCCATCATCCCCGCGGTCAGCTCGTCGACCTGCTTGGACAGGCCGTAGGCGTCGGCGACCTGGGAGTCCATCGCCTCGTCGACCGGAACGTACGGCGGATGCGGATTCTCGGCCGCCGTCCAGGGCAGACCGGTGACGCCCCACGAGCTCGCCAGTGCCACGTGCCGGATCCCGGCCCGACCGGCCTCCTCCAGCACGGTGAAGGTGGTCAGGCTGTTGGCCGTGAAGACCTCACGTGCGCTGTTGCGTTCGGGAGTTGGGATCGCGGCCAGGTGGACGACCGCGTCGGCGCCGTCGATGGCCGCCTGTACGGTCTTCGGGTCGGCCGCGTCACCGGTGACGACCAGGCGTGCCGCGAGATCACCGGGATCGTCGAGAACCAGAGCGTTCGCCTCGGTCCCACGCTCGGCGAGCAGTGCGAGGACGGCTCGCCCGATGCGCCCGGCGGCCCCGGTGACCAGCACTCTCCTGACCATCGCGTCACTCCCCCGCCGCGTAGGCGCGTACGGCGACGAGGTGCGCCGAGTCCGTGCCGTTGGTGGCTTCGACGACGATCCGGATCGCCGATGTGGTGACCGGACCGGCCAGTGCGTGCGTGACGCGGCGCCGTCGGTTCTGTGCCGCGCGCGCGATCACGCGCCAGGTGCCGTCCGCGTCCCGCGCCTCGACGCGGTAGTCGCACAGGAGGGTGGGGAGGGTGTCGAAGGGGGTGCGGTGGTGGTGGAGGTTGATCAGGTCCTCGTTGACGTCGTCGTCGGCGATGACCTCGATACGGCCCAGGGTGACCGGTTCGGGCCAGGTCAGCGAGAGCCAGGGCGAGGGATCGTCCGCCAGGGGTGCGGAGACCCACATGTGCGGTCCCGCGTACGGGCGGGCGTAGCCGTCGACGGCCTTGGCCGGGGCGTACGCCGCCGTCTCCCCCGCACGGAAGCAGAAGGTACGGCGCAGCAGACCGGCGTCCGTCCACTCGCGCAGCAGCTGTGGGGATTCGTCCTGGGGACGCAACGGGACACGTGTGAAGCACAGGACGCCGGGGGTCGGCCGGTCGGCGCGGTGCAGGGCGATCGCGTCATTCGCGCGGATGACGAGGAAGGCGTTGCGCGGGGTGTCCGGGGACCAGTCCAGGCCGGTCTTGAGCCATTGTCGGCGGCCGGCGGCGACCGGCAGGGTGGTGGAGGTGACGAGGCGGCGCGGGACGTAGTTCTGGCCGAGTTCGGGGTCGTACAGGTCGATCACGAGCTCGGTCTCGCGGTCGGCGTCGACGAGGAGTTCAAGGCCGGTGAGGTCCGGGTCGACGGGGAGAACGAGTCCCGCGTCAGCCGTGAGCGGCCACAGTTCGTCGGAGTCTTCAACTGCCAGGCAGGACAAGGCAGATGATGCGGTTGCGGTTGCCCGCTGCGCCTGGTCCTCCGGGTCCGTCGAAGCCAGCCCGATGAGCGAGGCGTCCTGACGCAGCAGCACCCGGTGCAGCTCGGGTACGGAAAGTTCGCGCGGCGCGACCTCCTCGGCAGCGCACAGCGCCGCCGCCGTGCCCGCCGCCTGCCCGATCGTGGCGCAGGTCGCCATGACCCGGGTCGAGCCGAACGCGACATGGCTGGCGGAGATGTTCCGCCCGGCGAACAGCAGGTTCTCGGTGTTCACCGAGTACAGGCTGCGGTACGGGATGTGGTAGATCCCGTCCGCGTAGAGCTGCCGGGCCCCCGACTCGGTGGCGTACATACCCTGCGGCGGATGCAGATCGATCGACCAGCCTCCGAAGGCAACCTGGTCGGCGAACTCCGTCTGCCCGAGAATGTCCCCCTGGTGCAGCACGTAGTCACCGAGAAACCGCCGGTACTCCCGCTTCCCGGGCACCGACCCCACCCACTCCAGCGTCATGTTCGCCGCGTCGAACTCGCCCGAATTCTTGATGTGGTCCCAGATCCCGTAGATCACCGACCACAGCTCGTCCCGGATCCGCTCGTTGTCGTGCACCGTGTCCAGCTCTCCGCCGAACTCGATCCACCAGTACGCACACCCGTTGTCCCCCGCCTTGATGATCCGCCGCTGCGGGATGGAGGTGGTGCTGATGTCCTTGGCGAAGTCCGGGGGCACGAACTTCACCGGTCGCCCGGCGTCCTTCGTGTAGAAGAGCAGCGTGGAGCCGAGAGTGATGCCGTCGGCCGACTCCGGGGCCCACGCCTCCTCGAATTCGTTACGCGCCTCCCGGCCGATGCGGTGGTGGGCGCCGGCGAGGTGGCCGATCAGGCCGTCTCCCGTGCAGTCCAGGAAGACGGGGCTCTCGAAGCGGATCCGGCGCTCGGAGCCCATCATCCAGCCGGTGGCCGAGGTGATCCGCCGCGCGTCGTCCGGGCCCTCGGCCTCGACCTCGCGCACATCGGTGTTGAGGTAGAGCGTGATGCCGGGCTCGGCACGTACCGCGTCCAGGACCACGGCGTCCCAGTAGTACGGGTTCCCGTCCGGGTTGCGGTACTGGTTCTCCACGAGCAGCTCGCCCATGATGCCGCCCTCGCGGGCGTTGTGGTTCTTGCCGTGGCCGGTCGCGCCGCATACCCAGACGCGGACCTCGCTGCTCGAATTGCCGCCGAGGACCGGCCTGTTGTTGATCAGTGCGACGGTCCGACCGAGGCGGGCCGCGGCGATGGCCGCGCAGACCCCGGCCAGGCCGCCGCCGACGACGGTGATGTCGTGCCGTGCGGTTTCGTTCCTCATGCGGTACGTCCCCTGCTTCCGGGCTTGCGGTCGGGATCGGCCGCGAGGCCGTAGTAGATGCGCGGGGCGCCGTCGACGGTGAGTGCGATCTTGCCGCCGGAGGCCTTCAGGGAGCGTTCCTGGCCGATGCAGTTGAGCTCGCGCACGGTGCCGGCGGCCGCTTGGGCCACGACCTCGGTCCTGGTCGTCCAGGTGTCGACCCAGGGCTCCGGCGACGCGTACCAAGGATCCTCACCGTGTTCGGAGTTGAGGATGTAGCCGTCCTTGCGGCTCCAGATGATCGAGATCGGGCCGTCGGGGGTGGTGAAGAGCAGGCCCTTGATGTCCTGGTCCTCGAAGGCCAGATGGCGGACGAATTCGGCCTGGTCCAGGACCCTGGCGGCGGTCGCGAAGGCGAGCAGCGACGGCTTGGCGCTGGTGTCGCGGTTCATCAGGCCGTAGTGGTACTCGGGGTTGGCCGGGTCGGCCTCCTGCGGGTGGTGGATGATCGAGTCGTGCAGCTGGTACCAGTTGACGGAGCGCACGTTCTCCGACTTGGCGAGGGCGAGCGAGAGCAGCGTGTTCTCGGCGGCGTGCCGGTAGGTGTCGCCCCACCAGACGTTGGGGCGGGTGGGCGCGTACGCCTCGGTGAGCCAGAGTTCCTTGTCACCGCCGTATTCCGCCATGACCTGCCGCGCCTTGCGCAGGGCGCCGAGGAAGTTCCAGTACGTGCCGGACGAGCCCTGGGTCCACTCCTCCGGCGGCGGTGCGAAGTCGGGTGTGAAGTTGCCGCGGCCGGGGTGGAAGGCGAAGACGTCGATGAGGTCCCAGCCGCCCGCGTCGTGGAAGTTCTTGGTCCAGATGTGGTCCATGCCGCCGAGGCCGGCGTTCATGACCTTCATCGTGGAGCCGGCTGCGGCGAGGCGGGTGGTGACCTGGCGCAGGCCGTCGCGGACGTAGGCGTCGGCGCCACGGCCGGACATCCAGGGCTGGTTGACCTCGTTGCTGACCTCGAAGTACGCGGCGTCGGCGGCGATGGCCTTGGCGACGTTGGTGTCGGCCCAGGCGGCGATCTGCTCGGGGCTGCCACCTACGGGGATGCCACTGAGCTGCACGTTGTGGCCGATGCCGTTGGCGTCCAGGGTCGCGATGTCGATGCCGGGGGCGCCCGCGTAGGCGATCCGGATCCACTTGATGCCGAGCGTCTTGACCAGGCCGAGTACGGCATCCTTGCTGGGCTGGAGCAGCCAGGGGTAGTTGGCGAGGCCGAACATCGACTCCTTTCCGGCCTGGTAAGTGAACTCCGGGAGCACGCTCAGATTGGTGCGGGCGATTGCCCGGTCAGCGCCGCTGACCGCCTCCACTCCGGTGAACACGATGTTCTGCGAGGGAGAGGTCAGAGGGAAGGAGGCATTCCAGGCGGCGCCCGCCGCGAGGTCCTTGCAGAGGGTCCCGCCGCCGATCTTCTTGCCGCCGAAGTCCCGTGCCCACCAGGTCAGGGTCACCTTCCGGGCCGCTCCCGACCCGTTGACGACCTGCGCCTTGAGCGTCATCGTCTGCCCGGCCGACTTGTAGAGGTTGAACGGCTGGTCGGTCCACACCTCCACGCCGAGCGGTCGCTTGGCTGCGATCGTTCCCGCCGCGCGCGGCCGCAGGTCGCCGAGGACCAGATCGGCCTGGGTGACGGCGGTGCTCGCGCCGGTCGAGGTGCCGGGCGCATGGATCCATGTGGCGTTCGTACTGGCGGGGTTGGTGGAGGAAAGGCAGAAGAAGCCCTTCGCTCCCTCCCACGTCTCGACGTACGTACCGCCCGCGTTCACCTCGTACGGGATGCCGCCCCGGGCGTCCCGCTCCCAGACGGTCAGCGCTTCGTACGACTCCGGCGCGCTCGCCCCGTACACCGTGCGGGAGAA contains:
- a CDS encoding NAD-dependent epimerase/dehydratase family protein encodes the protein MVRRVLVTGAAGRIGRAVLALLAERGTEANALVLDDPGDLAARLVVTGDAADPKTVQAAIDGADAVVHLAAIPTPERNSAREVFTANSLTTFTVLEEAGRAGIRHVALASSWGVTGLPWTAAENPHPPYVPVDEAMDSQVADAYGLSKQVDELTAGMMARRHGMSVVCLRYPYVGGFEERLLAHAARLTADPAAGARDLWTYLEVHDAARAALLALDVRGSGAHAVHLCAPEIIVPYPTEELLRRYHPGTVLRGPLPGRAAPVDTSAARRLLGFTARNLVDREGVASC
- a CDS encoding FAD-dependent oxidoreductase, giving the protein MRNETARHDITVVGGGLAGVCAAIAAARLGRTVALINNRPVLGGNSSSEVRVWVCGATGHGKNHNAREGGIMGELLVENQYRNPDGNPYYWDAVVLDAVRAEPGITLYLNTDVREVEAEGPDDARRITSATGWMMGSERRIRFESPVFLDCTGDGLIGHLAGAHHRIGREARNEFEEAWAPESADGITLGSTLLFYTKDAGRPVKFVPPDFAKDISTTSIPQRRIIKAGDNGCAYWWIEFGGELDTVHDNERIRDELWSVIYGIWDHIKNSGEFDAANMTLEWVGSVPGKREYRRFLGDYVLHQGDILGQTEFADQVAFGGWSIDLHPPQGMYATESGARQLYADGIYHIPYRSLYSVNTENLLFAGRNISASHVAFGSTRVMATCATIGQAAGTAAALCAAEEVAPRELSVPELHRVLLRQDASLIGLASTDPEDQAQRATATASSALSCLAVEDSDELWPLTADAGLVLPVDPDLTGLELLVDADRETELVIDLYDPELGQNYVPRRLVTSTTLPVAAGRRQWLKTGLDWSPDTPRNAFLVIRANDAIALHRADRPTPGVLCFTRVPLRPQDESPQLLREWTDAGLLRRTFCFRAGETAAYAPAKAVDGYARPYAGPHMWVSAPLADDPSPWLSLTWPEPVTLGRIEVIADDDVNEDLINLHHHRTPFDTLPTLLCDYRVEARDADGTWRVIARAAQNRRRRVTHALAGPVTTSAIRIVVEATNGTDSAHLVAVRAYAAGE